A section of the Phaseolus vulgaris cultivar G19833 chromosome 8, P. vulgaris v2.0, whole genome shotgun sequence genome encodes:
- the LOC137826927 gene encoding transcription factor bHLH30-like, whose amino-acid sequence MLPFRRFYGFQSWLDHDSTHLPNSLIKRAVEFDGARSKTERKSTEACKSHREAERRRRQRINSHLSTLRSLLPNAAKSDKASLLAEVVEHVKRLRKQANDVACVDGDEPGAVQSEAWPLPGECDEATVSLCEGEARRVKATVCCEDRAGLNRDVTWAIRSVRAKPIRAEMMTVGGRTKSVVVVEWGEEEVEEGREVGALERALKAVVENRALVGFGMGPVVLGQKRGRDSCGSPSYC is encoded by the exons atgCTTCCCTTTCGGAGATTCTACGGGTTCCAGAGTTGGCTAGACCACGACTCTACCCACCTCCCCAACTCGTTGATTAAAAGGGCAGTGGAGTTTGACGGCGCCAGATCAAAAACGGAGCGGAAATCAACTGAAGCATGCAAGAGTCACAGGGAAGCTGAGAGGAGACGCAGGCAGAGAATCAACTCCCACCTCTCCACCTTACGTTCCCTCCTTCCTAACGCGGCCAAG TCGGATAAAGCGTCGTTGCTGGCTGAAGTTGTTGAACACGTGAAACGGTTAAGGAAGCAGGCCAATGACGTGGCGTGCGTGGACGGCGACGAACCGGGGGCGGTTCAGTCTGAGGCGTGGCCGCTTCCTGGGGAGTGCGATGAGGCGACGGTGAGTTTGTGCGAGGGGGAGGCGCGGCGGGTGAAGGCGACGGTGTGCTGTGAGGACCGGGCCGGTCTGAACCGGGACGTGACATGGGCAATCCGGTCGGTTCGGGCAAAACCGATTCGAGCGGAAATGATGACGGTTGGAGGAAGGACTAAGAGTGTGGTGGTGGTGGAGTGGGgtgaagaggaggtggaggagGGAAGAGAAGTTGGGGCGCTGGAACGGGCTTTGAAGGCCGTAGTAGAGAATCGGGCTTTGGTGGGCTTTGGAATGGGCCCTGTTGTTTTGGGCCAGAAACGGGGTAGGGATTCTTGCGGCTCGCCTAGTTATTGTTGA